The Streptomyces sp. Mut1 genome window below encodes:
- a CDS encoding DUF6197 family protein → MPTTALTPDGLDAQAARLHDSAAWQQIITGWDLTAPAPAPAPAPAPDDTPAPGVPCPVTPAGPQERPGSPADWRALLSVPVDRLISDTVRALPPAAPRERPLPGRIGAMLPDRLHTWRRIGQPEVRPSVHLAHARQILTEWGWQNTPYRLRNARGARCICGAMLTAHRLGHGSAETVDRAGAWLIAELRSQGWTGLIGPWNRYPGRTAADALALIDATISRAAQAGQ, encoded by the coding sequence ATGCCCACCACCGCACTCACTCCCGACGGACTCGACGCCCAGGCCGCGCGTCTCCACGACTCGGCGGCCTGGCAGCAGATCATCACGGGCTGGGACCTCACCGCACCCGCACCCGCACCCGCACCCGCACCCGCACCCGACGACACTCCCGCACCCGGCGTCCCGTGCCCCGTCACCCCCGCCGGTCCACAGGAGCGGCCGGGCTCCCCTGCCGACTGGCGCGCCCTGCTGTCCGTGCCGGTGGACCGGTTGATCTCCGACACGGTCCGCGCCCTGCCCCCCGCCGCACCCCGCGAACGTCCGCTCCCCGGGCGGATCGGTGCGATGCTGCCCGACCGGCTCCACACGTGGCGGCGCATCGGACAGCCCGAAGTGCGACCGTCCGTCCACCTCGCCCACGCCCGGCAGATCCTCACCGAATGGGGATGGCAGAACACCCCCTACCGGCTCCGCAACGCCCGGGGTGCACGCTGCATCTGCGGCGCCATGCTCACCGCGCACCGCCTGGGCCACGGCTCGGCGGAGACGGTCGACCGGGCCGGAGCCTGGCTGATCGCCGAGTTGCGCTCCCAGGGCTGGACCGGGCTGATCGGGCCGTGGAACCGCTACCCGGGCCGCACCGCCGCAGACGCCCTCGCCCTGATCGACGCCACCATCAGCCGCGCCGCCCAGGCCGGCCAGTGA
- a CDS encoding ArsR/SmtB family transcription factor, whose protein sequence is MPEKPGGTEITELAALKALAQPRRQQILQHLTLHGPATSAILARALGLNTGATSYHLRELARYGFVADTEPQEPAGRRARWWRAVPGDRRFPPPSRRTPELRLVMDELNRHAYAADLALFERLQRESAKAAERAADGQAADAEATGAGADEWADAFAYSRGALRLTPPELRSFFEEYIALMNRYKRTEADTPPDARTVHTRLLAFPDPGPGTPGADALTARTDRPETDAS, encoded by the coding sequence ATGCCAGAGAAGCCCGGCGGTACCGAGATCACGGAGCTGGCCGCCCTCAAGGCGCTCGCCCAGCCACGACGTCAGCAGATCCTTCAGCACCTCACCCTGCACGGCCCCGCGACGTCCGCGATCCTCGCCCGTGCGCTCGGCCTGAACACCGGCGCGACCAGCTACCACCTGCGCGAACTGGCCCGCTACGGCTTCGTGGCCGACACCGAACCGCAGGAACCCGCCGGGCGCCGGGCCAGGTGGTGGCGGGCTGTCCCGGGCGACCGCCGCTTCCCGCCGCCGTCACGCAGGACGCCCGAGCTGCGGCTCGTCATGGACGAGCTGAACCGCCACGCGTACGCCGCCGACCTCGCCCTCTTCGAGCGGCTCCAGCGCGAGAGCGCGAAGGCGGCGGAGCGGGCGGCGGACGGGCAGGCGGCCGACGCGGAGGCGACCGGGGCGGGTGCGGACGAGTGGGCCGATGCCTTCGCGTACTCGCGCGGCGCCCTGCGCCTCACCCCGCCCGAACTCCGCTCGTTCTTCGAGGAGTACATCGCCCTCATGAACCGCTACAAGCGCACCGAAGCCGACACCCCGCCGGACGCGCGCACGGTCCACACCCGCCTGCTCGCCTTCCCGGACCCGGGCCCCGGCACCCCCGGCGCCGACGCCCTCACCGCCCGCACCGACCGACCGGAGACGGACGCCTCATGA
- a CDS encoding FtsX-like permease family protein encodes MMLRYALRTIRHRKAGFLGAFLALMCAAALVTACGTLLETGLRGRIATERYAATPLLVSADQNVHRTTVKHKGNGRTKVKHKAKPVAERAWLPAATADRIRTLPGVRTVVPELTFLAQPLGLPGEGGDGGAPSYGHAWTSAPLTPFALTAGKAPASADDVVIDRALAERAGLTTGDPITVQSTRAPHTYRVSGIAAPQGRGGLRQQTALFFSNAEATRLADRAGQVTVLGVLPTPGTDIGRLKQQVTAALKGTTAQVTTGDGRGPVEFLDAAGARVKLVSMGGAMGGTSLLVAVLVVVGTFALSVQQRHRELALLRTIAATSRQVRRLLGREALVVGAIAGVLGALAGLPLAGWLHNRFTAMGVVPQTLEPTAGILPACAAVAVTLLGAWAAARISGRRIAGLRPAEAMAESAVERGRPARGRVLAGLFLLAGGGVLVGVLSVLRTEAASTPVTFLAVVVSATAGALLGPLLVRAAAFLAAGVLRRTGPMSALATANIRGNSTRMASVVTPLTLLIGMTCTVLFLQPTISEAARTQAREGVRATWVLGAQGPGVPAAATEAVRATPGVTAATEVVRTTVRVGLEKYTAQGVTGAGLTRTWDPGVTSGSLAAFAANERSAAISELAADRLGLRPGGELVLHLGDGTPATLTVAAVYRSGLGFGDLTLPHDLVARHMDNPLAATVLVAGAASGHSLSAAVSEYPGVTVVAPAVADRLQADREQQNAEVNLLAMGLVLAFTAIAVVNTLAMSVSERFREFALLRLAGATRRQVLRMLRTETLSVLILATALGTGIALAVLTAFSIGMTGSAAPGLLPLVYGSVVGAAALLALAATALPGRLALRARPVEVATSQ; translated from the coding sequence ATGATGCTGCGCTATGCCCTGCGGACGATCAGGCACCGCAAGGCCGGATTCCTCGGAGCCTTCCTCGCCCTCATGTGCGCCGCCGCCCTGGTGACCGCCTGCGGCACCCTCCTGGAGACCGGCCTGCGCGGGCGGATCGCCACCGAGCGGTACGCGGCCACCCCGCTCCTCGTCTCCGCCGACCAGAACGTCCACCGCACGACCGTCAAGCACAAGGGCAACGGCAGGACGAAGGTCAAGCACAAGGCGAAGCCGGTCGCCGAGCGGGCCTGGCTCCCGGCCGCCACCGCCGACCGGATTCGCACGCTGCCGGGTGTGCGTACCGTCGTCCCCGAACTGACCTTCCTGGCCCAGCCGCTCGGCCTGCCCGGTGAAGGGGGAGACGGCGGGGCCCCCTCCTACGGGCACGCCTGGACGTCCGCTCCGCTCACGCCCTTCGCTCTGACCGCGGGCAAGGCCCCCGCCTCCGCCGACGACGTGGTGATCGACCGGGCCCTCGCCGAGCGGGCGGGCCTCACGACCGGGGACCCGATCACCGTGCAGTCGACCCGGGCCCCTCACACGTACCGCGTCAGCGGCATCGCCGCGCCCCAGGGGCGGGGCGGACTGCGGCAGCAGACCGCGCTGTTCTTCTCCAACGCCGAGGCCACACGCCTCGCCGACCGCGCGGGCCAGGTCACCGTGCTCGGTGTGCTGCCCACGCCCGGCACGGACATCGGCCGGTTGAAGCAGCAGGTCACCGCCGCCCTCAAGGGCACCACCGCACAGGTGACGACCGGTGACGGGCGCGGGCCGGTCGAATTCCTCGACGCCGCGGGCGCCCGGGTCAAGCTGGTCTCGATGGGCGGGGCCATGGGCGGCACCTCACTGCTGGTCGCGGTGCTCGTCGTCGTCGGGACGTTCGCGCTCTCCGTCCAGCAGCGCCACCGAGAGCTGGCCCTGCTCCGTACCATCGCCGCCACCTCGCGGCAGGTCCGCCGGCTGCTGGGCCGGGAGGCCCTGGTCGTCGGGGCCATCGCCGGTGTCCTCGGCGCCCTCGCCGGACTGCCGCTCGCCGGATGGCTGCACAACCGGTTCACCGCCATGGGAGTGGTCCCGCAGACCCTGGAACCGACGGCCGGCATCCTGCCCGCCTGCGCCGCCGTCGCCGTCACGCTCCTGGGTGCCTGGGCCGCCGCCCGGATCTCGGGCCGGCGCATCGCGGGTCTGCGCCCGGCCGAGGCCATGGCCGAGTCCGCGGTCGAGCGCGGCCGCCCGGCCAGGGGGCGCGTGCTCGCCGGGCTGTTCCTGCTCGCGGGCGGCGGTGTGCTGGTCGGTGTGCTGAGCGTGCTGCGCACCGAGGCCGCCTCCACCCCGGTCACCTTCCTGGCCGTGGTGGTGTCGGCCACGGCCGGCGCGCTGCTCGGCCCGCTCCTCGTCCGAGCCGCCGCCTTCCTGGCGGCCGGCGTGCTTCGGCGGACAGGCCCCATGAGCGCCCTGGCCACCGCCAACATCCGCGGGAACTCGACCCGGATGGCCTCCGTCGTCACCCCACTCACCCTGCTCATCGGTATGACCTGCACGGTTCTCTTCCTCCAGCCGACCATCAGCGAAGCCGCCCGCACCCAGGCCAGGGAGGGCGTACGCGCTACCTGGGTGCTCGGCGCGCAAGGGCCAGGAGTTCCGGCAGCCGCCACCGAGGCCGTCCGCGCGACGCCCGGTGTCACCGCCGCCACGGAGGTGGTCCGCACCACCGTGCGGGTCGGGCTGGAGAAGTACACCGCGCAGGGCGTCACCGGGGCGGGCCTCACCCGCACCTGGGACCCGGGCGTGACGAGCGGTTCTCTCGCCGCGTTCGCCGCGAACGAGCGGTCCGCCGCGATCAGCGAACTCGCCGCCGACCGCCTCGGGCTGCGCCCCGGCGGTGAACTCGTGCTGCACCTCGGCGACGGCACCCCCGCCACCCTCACGGTCGCCGCCGTCTACCGCAGCGGGCTCGGCTTCGGCGACCTGACCCTGCCGCACGACCTGGTCGCCCGGCACATGGACAACCCCCTGGCCGCGACGGTCCTGGTGGCCGGAGCGGCGTCCGGCCACTCCCTGTCCGCCGCGGTGAGCGAATACCCCGGCGTCACGGTGGTCGCCCCGGCCGTCGCCGACCGGCTCCAGGCGGACCGCGAGCAGCAGAACGCCGAGGTCAACCTTCTGGCCATGGGCCTGGTCCTCGCCTTCACCGCCATCGCCGTCGTCAACACGCTCGCCATGTCGGTGTCCGAGCGGTTCAGGGAGTTCGCGCTGCTGCGGCTGGCCGGCGCCACGCGCCGTCAGGTGCTGCGGATGCTCCGTACCGAGACCCTGTCGGTCCTGATCCTTGCCACCGCGCTCGGCACCGGCATCGCGCTCGCCGTCCTGACCGCCTTCAGCATCGGGATGACCGGCAGCGCGGCGCCCGGCCTGCTCCCGCTGGTGTACGGGTCCGTGGTGGGCGCCGCCGCCCTGCTCGCCCTGGCCGCCACCGCGCTGCCCGGCCGGCTGGCCCTGCGGGCCCGCCCGGTGGAGGTCGCCACCAGCCAGTGA
- a CDS encoding rhodanese-like domain-containing protein, protein MSHGPHEGGSEPVGIDELLERVRAGYVRVGPREAWTAASEGALLVDIRYAQLRERDGLIPGALVVERNELEWRLDPRGSHRAPEAVSHGLRVVVICNEGYASSLAVESLHRLGLYRATDLVGGFQAWRAAGLPVEV, encoded by the coding sequence GTGAGCCACGGACCGCACGAGGGCGGCAGCGAGCCGGTCGGGATCGACGAGCTGCTGGAACGGGTCAGGGCCGGCTATGTACGGGTCGGTCCGCGGGAGGCGTGGACCGCGGCCTCCGAAGGCGCTCTGCTCGTGGACATCCGCTACGCGCAACTGCGTGAACGGGACGGGCTGATCCCGGGGGCACTGGTCGTCGAACGCAACGAGCTGGAATGGCGGCTGGACCCGCGGGGAAGCCATCGCGCCCCGGAGGCCGTGAGCCACGGTCTCCGGGTGGTGGTGATCTGCAACGAGGGGTACGCGTCGAGCCTCGCCGTCGAGTCCCTGCACCGGCTGGGGCTGTACCGGGCGACGGACCTGGTGGGCGGCTTCCAGGCCTGGCGGGCGGCGGGGCTGCCGGTCGAGGTGTGA
- a CDS encoding cysteine dioxygenase: MPVPASAPAPAPAPTVAELLDFVRRTAEDTALVASLPLDPEGRTWVRLDGPGGSEAWLIGWPPGTGTGWHDHADSIGAFLTAAGTLREHSLAARLPTDGWKTLELAGDIDRTRELSSGQGRAFGRHHVHEVLNESATEHAVSVHAYYPPLPRIRRYSRSGAVLRLEQTERPEDWQ, from the coding sequence GTGCCCGTACCCGCGTCCGCTCCGGCTCCAGCTCCGGCTCCGACCGTGGCGGAACTGCTCGACTTCGTCCGCCGCACCGCCGAGGACACCGCCCTCGTCGCCTCCCTTCCCCTCGACCCCGAGGGCCGAACGTGGGTCAGGCTCGACGGCCCCGGCGGCAGCGAGGCGTGGCTCATCGGCTGGCCGCCCGGCACCGGCACCGGCTGGCACGACCACGCCGACTCGATCGGCGCCTTCCTCACCGCAGCCGGCACGCTCAGGGAGCACTCCCTCGCCGCCCGGCTGCCCACCGACGGCTGGAAGACCCTGGAGCTGGCCGGGGACATCGACCGCACCCGGGAGCTGTCGTCGGGCCAGGGCAGGGCCTTCGGCCGGCACCACGTCCACGAGGTCCTGAACGAGTCCGCCACGGAGCATGCCGTCTCCGTCCACGCGTACTACCCGCCGCTGCCCCGGATCCGGCGCTACAGCCGCTCCGGCGCCGTACTCCGCCTGGAGCAGACCGAGCGCCCGGAGGACTGGCAGTGA
- a CDS encoding putative leader peptide: MTDTDVRLWRRVHMDLLRYAGCVCRPSC; encoded by the coding sequence ATGACCGACACCGATGTGCGCCTGTGGCGGAGGGTCCATATGGACCTGCTCCGCTATGCGGGCTGCGTGTGTCGCCCGTCCTGCTGA
- a CDS encoding FAD-dependent monooxygenase: MDPVIIVGAGPVGLALSLALAAQGVPCVLVDEDPGKDETRPARTVVLREDTAAFLERLGCKTLHDEGLRWSGWRSVRRKQLVRELPLGEAVPGGDGPAAPVHVPQHALVRGLRDAVAAQELVRTARLGRIDTLEQDRSGVTVHTREPASTWWRGSYLVGCDGARSTVRKLLDIRFPGRTAVERHAVAALRTELPWPGEAVLHRSPPWRTGGAEVTARPLPDDVWRLDWLLPARGELVTPDALVTRVRDTLAGWCGETPPYELLDTGVYTLHHRLARRWRVKRAFLAGDAAHLLGALGTQGLDEGLRDAENLAWKLALAWHHGASDVLLDSYQAERRAAVASRLRAADQSLPILRGSGGLRTLVPGSARGHDALLADGHLGCGPLGAPPSYSLSPLAPPRAEAHASVGTPPGAPVADVRVTAPDGTAVRLRERLGQGHLLVVLVAPGTGVWDRRHWMRAGVMPRLVEAVAALPVKAELLVTESYPGASAHTVLLVRPDGHLVESFGGVRPAELFAAADAARGGAARTSVRSDRTADIN, encoded by the coding sequence GTGGACCCGGTGATCATCGTGGGTGCCGGGCCGGTCGGCCTGGCGCTCTCGCTCGCCCTCGCCGCGCAGGGGGTGCCGTGCGTGCTCGTGGACGAGGACCCGGGCAAGGACGAGACCCGCCCCGCCCGCACGGTCGTGCTGCGCGAGGACACCGCGGCCTTCCTGGAGCGGCTCGGCTGCAAGACGCTGCACGACGAGGGGCTGCGCTGGTCCGGCTGGCGGTCCGTGCGGCGCAAGCAGCTGGTACGCGAGCTGCCGCTCGGTGAGGCCGTGCCCGGCGGCGACGGGCCGGCCGCGCCCGTCCATGTGCCGCAGCACGCGCTGGTGCGGGGGCTGCGGGACGCGGTGGCCGCGCAGGAGCTGGTGCGGACGGCCAGGCTCGGCCGGATCGACACGCTGGAGCAGGACCGGTCCGGGGTCACCGTGCACACCAGGGAGCCGGCTTCGACCTGGTGGCGCGGGAGTTACCTGGTGGGCTGCGACGGGGCCCGGTCCACCGTGCGCAAACTCCTCGACATCCGGTTTCCCGGACGTACGGCTGTGGAACGGCACGCCGTGGCCGCGCTGCGCACCGAGCTGCCCTGGCCCGGCGAGGCCGTACTGCACCGGTCGCCGCCGTGGCGCACCGGGGGCGCCGAGGTCACCGCGCGGCCGCTGCCGGACGATGTCTGGCGGCTGGACTGGCTGCTGCCCGCGCGCGGCGAACTGGTCACGCCGGACGCCCTCGTCACGCGCGTACGGGACACCCTGGCGGGCTGGTGCGGCGAGACTCCCCCGTACGAGCTGCTGGACACCGGGGTCTACACGCTCCACCACCGGCTGGCCCGGCGGTGGCGGGTGAAGCGGGCCTTCCTGGCCGGGGACGCCGCCCATCTGCTGGGTGCCCTGGGCACGCAGGGGCTGGACGAGGGGCTGCGGGACGCGGAGAACCTGGCCTGGAAACTGGCCCTGGCCTGGCACCACGGCGCGTCCGACGTGCTCCTCGACAGCTACCAGGCCGAGCGCCGGGCCGCCGTCGCCTCGCGGCTGCGCGCCGCCGACCAGTCGCTGCCGATACTGCGGGGCAGCGGAGGGCTGCGGACCCTGGTCCCGGGGAGCGCACGGGGGCACGACGCGCTGCTCGCGGACGGACATCTGGGCTGTGGCCCCCTCGGTGCGCCCCCCTCCTACTCCCTGTCCCCCCTTGCGCCCCCGCGCGCCGAGGCGCACGCGTCCGTGGGTACGCCCCCCGGTGCGCCGGTGGCCGATGTACGGGTCACCGCGCCCGACGGCACCGCGGTGCGGCTGCGGGAGCGGCTCGGGCAGGGGCATCTGCTGGTGGTGCTCGTGGCGCCGGGAACCGGAGTATGGGACCGGCGGCACTGGATGCGCGCTGGAGTGATGCCCCGGCTGGTCGAGGCCGTGGCGGCCCTGCCGGTCAAGGCCGAACTGCTGGTGACCGAGAGCTATCCGGGGGCGTCCGCGCACACGGTTCTGCTGGTCAGGCCGGACGGCCATCTCGTCGAGTCGTTCGGCGGCGTACGGCCCGCGGAGCTCTTCGCGGCGGCGGACGCGGCACGCGGAGGGGCGGCACGGACGTCGGTCCGCTCCGACCGCACCGCAGACATCAATTGA
- a CDS encoding amino acid ABC transporter permease codes for MSSVLYDAQGPRAKRRNILYTVLFVLAAAAVLWWVYDGLAEKHQLDWIKWKPFFTSPQPWETFIWPGFQNTIKAAFFALIIALPLGALFGIGRLSDHRWVRVPGGVVVEFFRAIPVLLLMVIANQAYSEYTELEPDTRLLYAVVTGLVLYNASVLAEIVRAGIQTLPRGQTDAAKAIGMRKGQTMVFVLLPQAVTAMLPAIVSQLVVIVKDTALGGAVLSFPELLAAVRPMSANYGSNTIACFTIVAVIYLALNYTLTSFASWLERRLRRGKKSTGAVLGTGPGGDLETIDAPALNTDDGRAV; via the coding sequence ATGAGTTCCGTCCTCTACGACGCCCAGGGGCCCCGCGCCAAGCGGCGCAACATCCTCTACACGGTCCTCTTCGTGCTGGCCGCCGCGGCGGTGCTGTGGTGGGTCTACGACGGCCTCGCCGAGAAGCACCAGCTCGACTGGATCAAGTGGAAGCCGTTCTTCACCAGCCCCCAGCCCTGGGAGACCTTCATCTGGCCGGGCTTCCAGAACACGATCAAGGCGGCGTTCTTCGCTCTGATCATCGCGCTGCCGCTGGGCGCGCTGTTCGGGATCGGGCGGCTCTCGGACCACCGATGGGTCCGGGTTCCGGGCGGGGTGGTCGTGGAGTTCTTCCGCGCCATTCCCGTGCTGCTCCTGATGGTCATCGCCAACCAGGCGTACTCCGAGTACACCGAGCTCGAACCGGACACCCGTCTGCTGTACGCCGTGGTGACCGGCCTGGTGCTCTACAACGCCTCGGTGCTCGCCGAGATCGTGCGGGCCGGCATCCAGACGCTTCCGCGCGGACAGACGGACGCGGCCAAGGCGATCGGCATGCGCAAGGGCCAGACGATGGTCTTCGTGCTGCTGCCGCAGGCCGTCACCGCCATGCTGCCCGCGATCGTCAGCCAGCTCGTGGTGATCGTGAAGGACACCGCCCTCGGTGGCGCGGTGCTCAGCTTCCCCGAGCTGCTGGCGGCCGTGCGGCCGATGTCCGCGAACTACGGCTCCAACACCATCGCGTGTTTCACCATCGTCGCGGTGATCTACCTCGCCCTGAACTACACCCTCACCTCGTTCGCGAGCTGGCTGGAGCGGCGGCTCCGGCGCGGGAAGAAGAGCACGGGCGCGGTACTCGGCACCGGCCCGGGGGGCGATCTGGAGACGATCGACGCGCCGGCGCTCAACACGGATGACGGGCGCGCCGTCTGA
- a CDS encoding amino acid ABC transporter permease, with protein sequence MFDFLDGYDLLGAFWVTVKLTVYSALGSLIWGTLLAGMKVSPVPLMRGFATGYVNVIRNIPLTVIIMFASLGLYSTLNIALGGTDIKGINFRLAVLSFIVYTAAFVCEALRSGINTVPVGQAEAARALGLSFTQVLRLIILPQAFRSVVNPLSNVLIALTKNTTVASAIGVAEASYLMKGMIENEAQLLLISGIFALGFVILTLPTGLILGWVAKKVAVKR encoded by the coding sequence GTGTTCGACTTTCTTGATGGTTACGACCTGCTGGGGGCCTTCTGGGTGACGGTGAAGCTCACCGTCTACTCCGCCCTCGGCTCCCTCATATGGGGAACGCTGCTGGCCGGCATGAAGGTCAGCCCGGTCCCCCTGATGCGCGGTTTCGCGACCGGCTATGTGAACGTGATCCGGAACATTCCGCTGACCGTGATCATTATGTTCGCCTCGCTGGGCCTGTACTCGACGCTCAACATCGCTCTCGGCGGCACCGATATCAAGGGCATCAACTTCCGGCTCGCGGTGCTCTCCTTCATCGTCTACACCGCCGCGTTCGTGTGCGAGGCGCTGCGCTCCGGCATCAACACGGTGCCGGTCGGCCAGGCCGAGGCGGCACGGGCACTCGGCCTCAGCTTCACTCAGGTCCTGCGGCTGATCATCCTCCCGCAGGCGTTCCGGTCGGTGGTCAACCCACTGTCCAACGTGCTCATCGCGCTGACGAAGAACACCACCGTCGCCTCCGCGATCGGAGTGGCGGAAGCCTCGTACCTGATGAAGGGCATGATCGAGAACGAGGCGCAGTTGCTGCTGATCTCGGGCATCTTCGCCCTCGGTTTCGTCATCCTGACCCTTCCGACCGGTCTCATCCTCGGCTGGGTGGCCAAGAAGGTGGCGGTGAAGCGATGA
- a CDS encoding glutamate ABC transporter substrate-binding protein, with protein MQLRKVTAASAAVLALALTATACGSDDKDDASGSGGKKITIGIKIDQPGLGLKTPDGKYTGFDVDVATYVAKELGYDAKHIEFKETKSADRETAISRGDVKFIVASYSINDERLQKVDFAGPYLLAHQDILVRADDNSITKPEDLNNKKLCSVTGSTSAQNIHDKLAPKAQLQEYGGYSECLTGLENKVVDALTTDDSILAGYAAQDANKGKFKLAGFKMTNENYGIGLKKGDADFKKKVNDALTKMVEDGSWDKAVEANFGPANYKNDPAPKIGNVVK; from the coding sequence ATGCAGCTTCGTAAGGTCACTGCCGCCTCGGCCGCCGTGCTCGCCCTCGCCCTCACCGCCACCGCCTGTGGTTCCGACGACAAGGACGACGCGTCCGGGTCGGGCGGCAAGAAGATCACGATCGGCATCAAGATTGACCAGCCGGGTCTGGGCCTGAAGACCCCGGACGGCAAGTACACCGGCTTCGACGTCGATGTCGCCACGTACGTCGCCAAGGAACTCGGCTACGACGCCAAGCACATCGAGTTCAAGGAGACCAAGAGCGCCGACCGCGAGACGGCCATCTCGCGCGGTGACGTGAAGTTCATCGTCGCCTCCTACTCGATCAACGACGAGCGCCTGCAGAAGGTCGACTTCGCCGGTCCGTACCTCCTGGCCCACCAGGACATCCTGGTCCGCGCGGACGACAACTCGATCACGAAGCCCGAGGACCTGAACAACAAGAAGCTCTGCTCGGTCACCGGCTCGACCTCGGCGCAGAACATCCACGACAAGCTGGCCCCGAAGGCGCAGCTCCAGGAGTACGGCGGCTACTCCGAGTGTCTGACCGGCCTGGAGAACAAGGTCGTCGACGCCCTGACCACGGACGACAGCATCCTGGCCGGTTACGCCGCGCAGGACGCCAACAAGGGCAAGTTCAAGCTGGCCGGCTTCAAGATGACCAACGAGAACTACGGCATCGGCCTGAAGAAGGGCGACGCCGACTTCAAGAAGAAGGTCAACGACGCGCTGACCAAGATGGTCGAGGACGGCTCGTGGGACAAGGCCGTGGAGGCCAACTTCGGCCCCGCGAACTACAAGAACGACCCCGCCCCGAAGATCGGCAACGTCGTCAAGTGA
- a CDS encoding amino acid ABC transporter ATP-binding protein has protein sequence MSGVSVTKGAEDAAPAPGGDLVVLSNVNKHFGALHVLQDIDLTIARGEVVVVIGPSGSGKSTLCRTINRLETIDSGAISIDGKPLPEEGKELARLRADVGMVFQSFNLFAHKTVLENVTLGQLKVRKADKKAAEDKARSLLDRVGVGTQADKYPSQLSGGQQQRVAIARALAMDPKVMLFDEPTSALDPEMINEVLEVMQQLAREGMTMVVVTHEMGFARSAANRVVFMADGKIVEEATPDQFFSNPRSDRAKDFLSKILHH, from the coding sequence ATGAGCGGAGTTTCAGTGACCAAGGGCGCCGAGGACGCTGCACCCGCGCCCGGTGGCGATCTGGTTGTGCTGAGCAACGTCAACAAGCACTTCGGCGCGCTGCATGTGCTCCAGGACATCGACCTGACGATCGCCCGCGGCGAGGTCGTGGTCGTCATCGGGCCGTCCGGGTCCGGTAAGTCCACGCTGTGCCGCACGATCAACCGCTTGGAGACGATCGACTCGGGCGCGATCTCGATCGACGGGAAGCCCCTGCCCGAGGAGGGCAAGGAGCTGGCGCGGCTGCGCGCCGATGTCGGCATGGTCTTCCAGTCGTTCAATCTCTTCGCCCACAAGACGGTCCTCGAAAACGTGACGCTCGGCCAGCTGAAGGTCCGCAAGGCGGACAAGAAGGCGGCCGAGGACAAGGCGCGTTCGCTGCTCGACCGGGTGGGCGTCGGGACCCAGGCCGACAAGTACCCCTCGCAGCTCTCCGGTGGCCAGCAGCAGCGCGTGGCGATCGCCAGGGCGCTGGCGATGGACCCGAAGGTCATGCTCTTCGACGAGCCGACCTCGGCGCTCGACCCGGAGATGATCAACGAGGTGCTGGAGGTCATGCAGCAGCTCGCCCGCGAGGGCATGACGATGGTCGTCGTCACCCACGAGATGGGCTTCGCCCGCTCAGCGGCGAACCGGGTCGTCTTCATGGCGGACGGAAAGATCGTCGAAGAGGCCACGCCCGACCAGTTCTTCAGCAACCCGCGCAGTGACCGGGCCAAGGACTTCCTGTCGAAGATCCTTCACCACTGA
- a CDS encoding response regulator transcription factor, whose protein sequence is MRLLLVEDDNHVAAALSAILARHGFQVVHARSGDEALQALLPADTEPFGVVLLDLGLPDQDGYEVCGKIRKRSSVPVIMVTARADVRSRIHGLNLGADDYVTKPYDTGELLARIHAVSRRKASNEDTAPTPAAGLRLGHVHIELPTRRVSVDGSEVQLTRKEFDLLALLAQRPGVVFRREQIISEVWRTSWEGTGRTLEVHVASLRSKLRLPALIETVRGVGYRLVSPSA, encoded by the coding sequence ATGAGACTGCTGCTCGTCGAGGACGACAACCACGTCGCCGCCGCCCTGTCCGCGATCCTCGCCCGGCACGGCTTCCAGGTGGTCCACGCCCGCAGCGGCGACGAGGCCCTGCAAGCGCTCCTGCCCGCCGACACGGAGCCCTTCGGTGTCGTCCTCCTCGACCTCGGGCTGCCCGACCAGGACGGCTACGAGGTGTGCGGCAAGATCCGCAAGCGCAGCTCCGTACCGGTGATCATGGTGACCGCCCGCGCCGACGTACGCTCCCGGATCCACGGACTCAACCTCGGCGCCGACGACTACGTGACCAAGCCGTACGACACCGGCGAGCTGCTGGCCCGTATTCACGCCGTCAGCCGGCGCAAGGCGAGCAACGAGGACACCGCGCCCACGCCCGCCGCCGGACTGCGCCTGGGACACGTGCACATCGAGCTGCCGACCCGCCGGGTGAGCGTCGACGGCAGCGAGGTCCAGCTCACCCGCAAGGAGTTCGATCTGCTCGCCCTGCTCGCCCAGCGGCCCGGTGTGGTCTTCCGCCGGGAGCAGATCATCAGCGAGGTGTGGCGGACCAGCTGGGAGGGAACAGGGCGCACGCTTGAGGTCCACGTCGCGTCCCTGCGTTCCAAACTGCGGCTGCCCGCACTGATCGAGACCGTGCGCGGGGTCGGCTACCGCCTCGTCTCACCGTCCGCGTAG